Proteins from a genomic interval of Indicator indicator isolate 239-I01 chromosome 1, UM_Iind_1.1, whole genome shotgun sequence:
- the TMEM50B gene encoding transmembrane protein 50B — translation MAGFLDNFRWPECECIDWSERRNAIASVVAGVLFFTGWWIMIDAAVVYPKPEQMNHAFHTCGVFSTLAFFMINAVSNAQVRGDSYSDGCLGRTGARVWLFIGFMLMFGSLIASMWILFGAYVTQNTNVYPGLAVFFQNALIFFSTLIYKFGRTEELWG, via the exons ATGGCAGGATTCCTGGACAACTTCCGGTGGCCAGAATGTGAGTGCATTGACTGGAGTGAAAGAAGAAATGCCATCGCTTCAGTAGTTGCAGGTGTATTG TTTTTCACAGGTTGGTGGATAATGATAGATGCTGCAGTAGTTTACCCTAAGCCAGAGCAAATGAACCATGCGTTCCATACCTGTGGGGTGTTTTCAACGCTAGCTTTTTTCAT gaTAAATGCTGTATCAAATGCACAGGTGAGAGGAGACAGCTACAGTGATGGATGTTTAGGAAGAACAG GTGCTCGTGTCTGGCTCTTTATTGGCTTTATGCTGATGTTTGGTTCACTTATTGCTTCAATGTGGATTCTTTTTGGAGCGTATGTTACACAGA ACACTAATGTTTACCCTGGATTAGCAGTGTTTTTCCAAAATGCATTGATATTTTTCAG TACTCTGATCTACAAGTTTGGGAGAACAGAAGAGTTATGGGGATGA
- the DNAJC28 gene encoding dnaJ homolog subfamily C member 28: MLTKNTGHRLVVHQAMIPRILKLFPHICGNRMLSSYKPKSSIKDSYKILELEEGCSLDDIRNSYRSLAKKYHPDSSAATADAAAFIKVEEAYRVVLDDVATKTKSSNNNEEEEDLFKTKSPQHRHYLSFEGVGIGTPSQREKQYMQFRVDRATEQVLEYRKQRLESQYAGSDLMKAKDVRESKKMKITQAVERLVEDLIQESMAKGDFDNLTGKGKPLQKFSDCPYIDPMTHNLNRILIDNGYQPEWILMQKEIRQTIDQLRKSIVASQSKLGGSMTQHKQKQWNRICEQFREDIRKLNKRVDSFNLVVPLLSRQIMHFNADKEIVRAQKTYEALMENREASDSDTKENEEENVKKFGWKSSLFKWLNLTEK; encoded by the coding sequence ATGCTGACTAAGAACACAGGGCATCGTTTAGTGGTACATCAAGCAATGATTCCAAGAATCCTGAAGCTGTTTCCCCACATTTGTGGCAACAGAATGTTGTCAAGTTACAAACCTAAAAGCAGCATCAAGGACTCTTACAAAATTCTTGAGCTGGAGgaaggatgttcccttgatgatATCAGAAACTCCTATCGAAGTCTTGCCAAGAAGTACCATCCAGACAGCAGTGCTGCCACAGCTGATGCTGCGGCATTTATTAAAGTAGAAGAAGCATACAGAGTGGTGCTCGATGATGTGGCGACCAAAACGAAATCAAGCAACAAtaatgaagaggaggaagatctGTTCAAAACAAAATCACCACAGCATAGACACTACTTGAGTTTTGAAGGTGTTGGTATCGGAACACCAagccaaagagaaaagcaatacATGCAGTTTCGAGTAGATCGTGCTACTGAGCAAGTGTTGGAGTATCGGAAGCAGAGACTTGAGAGCCAGTATGCTGGGAGTGACCTGATGAAAGCCAAAGATGTGAGGGAGAgcaaaaagatgaaaataacTCAGGCAGTTGAACGATTGGTTGAGGACCTCATCCAAGAATCAATGGCAAAAGGAGACTTCGACAACCTCACAGGCAAAGGAAAACCTTTGCAGAAATTTTCAGACTGTCCCTATATTGACCCTATGACTCACAACTTGAATAGGATCCTGATAGACAATGGATACCAGCCAGAGTGGATCCTGATGCAGAAAGAAATACGGCAAACTATTGATCAATTAAGAAAGAGTATAGTGGCATCTCAAAGTAAGCTTGGAGGGTCAATGACACAACATAAGCAAAAGCAGTGGAATCGTATTTGTGAGCAATTTCGAGAAGATATCAGGAAATTAAATAAACGAGTTGACAGCTTCAATTTAGTTGTTCCTCTTCTGAGCAGACAAATTATGCACTTCAATGCAGACAAAGAAATTGTTCGAGCACAAAAGACTTACGAAGCTTTGATGGAAAACAGAGAGGCTTCTGATTCAGacacaaaggaaaatgaagaggaaaatgtgAAAAAGTTTGGGTGGAAGTCTTCTCTATTTAAGTGGTTAAACCTTACAGAGAAGTAA